In a genomic window of Gossypium arboreum isolate Shixiya-1 chromosome 7, ASM2569848v2, whole genome shotgun sequence:
- the LOC108470964 gene encoding probable adenylate kinase 7, mitochondrial isoform X4, producing the protein MIINKLSHLATVTTATTAAVTAAPPLYRLLKLTDSLFHGAAQPQPDTDYWYYYPPSQQESLRDELVRSTPVADTDGSVPLRGVQWAFIGSPRAKKRVYAVMLSKLLEVPHITMASLVRQELSPNSNLYKQIANAVDHGELVNEDIILGLLSKRLEDGHYRGETGFILDGIPRSRTQAEILDQLAEIDLVVNFKCTEDLMMNNQGEASWTERLQDYIKQSKVVEEYYKNQKKLLEFQIGNASMETWRRLLTALHLQHINAAWHLQKPT; encoded by the exons ATGATCATTAACAAGCTAAGCCACCTAGCCACCGTTACCACCGCTACCACCGCAGCTGTAACGGCGGCGCCACCACTCTATCGACTTCTTAAGCTCACTGATAGCCTATTCCATGGTGCTGCGCAGCCGCAACCTGACACCGACTACTGGTACTACTACCCACCATCACAACAGGAGTCTCTTCGTGACGAGCTTGTTCGTTCAACTCCAGTGGCTGACACCGATGGCTCCGTCCCTCTAAGAGGAGTGCAGTGGGCGTTCATCGGAAGCCCACGCGCCAAGAAGCGCGTGTACGCTGTAATGTTGTCGAAACTTCTAGAAGTTCCCCATATTACAATGGCGAGCCTTGTTCGGCAAGAACTCAGCCCTAACTCTAATCTTTACAAACAG ATTGCAAATGCAGTTGATCATGGGGAGCTAGTTAACGAGGATATTATATTGGGGTTATTGTCGAAGAGGTTGGAAGATGGGCATTACAGAGGTGAAACTGGCTTTATTCTGGATGGAATTCCTCGATCACGGACTCAAGCT GAGATTCTGGATCAACTTGCTGAGATTGATCTTGTAGTGAATTTCAAATGCACTGAAGATTTAATGATGAACAATCAAGGTG AAGCTTCATGGACTGAGAGACTCCAAGACTATATCAAACAG AGTAAGGTGGTAGAAGAATATTACAAGAACCAGAAAAAGCTTCTTGAGTTTCAAATAGGCAATGCATCTATGGAGACATGGCGAAGGCTTTTGACTGCATTGCATCTACAACATATAAATGCTGCTTGGCATTTACAGAAACCGACT TGA
- the LOC108453078 gene encoding probable inactive leucine-rich repeat receptor-like protein kinase At3g03770 isoform X1, giving the protein MENHSLFFILLWLPWSFFILGDPQLLNSQTQALLQLKKHLEYPKQLDIWYDRRTMFCFLPPSSKVNISCEFHSVTELKIMGDKPSIEVTDFHGFPIPNQTLSVSFSMDSFVTTLTRLTSLKVLSLVSLGIWGPLPNKIHRLSSLECLDLSSNFLFGSIPPKVSTMVKIQTLVLDDNFFNDTVHVFDFTSNLTSLSLKNNKLKQGPLDFTSLTHLKVLDLSGNRLYSHLPTIPKGLIMVSLNRNSFNGEIPTQYTLLTHLQHLDISFNSLIGIPPASLFSFPNISSLNLASNMLSGSLGYYNLTCGNNLEFVDISDNRLTGSLPSCLNSESGNKVVNFSGNCLSIDHHHQHPLSYCRDEVHKDQSTQNADGLGVSISLIVGIVVIIVLLGIAFVIICRHYCHRRISEQHLLHKSVHENSATGFSSEILNNARYISETTKLGTQSLPPCRSFTLEELNEATNNFDNSAFLGEGSYGKLYKGRLEGGSQVAIRCLPTTKKYWIRNLKLRLDMLAKIRHPHLVAILGHCIEVKQDDGCVNRVFLVYEYIPNGNFRSYLSENCVGEVLNWSERLAVLIGVCKAVQFLHTGVIPGFFHNRLKTNNILLNEHRMAKLNDYGLSIISEETNNCKVKGEDPKSWQMTSLEDDVYSFGLILLETMIGPSLAAKKEGTLRDELACLSKQEGRGRLMNPVVSATASQESISIVISITNKCIFPELWSRPSFEDILWNLQYAAQVQDQIVNKD; this is encoded by the exons ATGGAGAATCATAGCTTGTTCTTTATACTATTATGGCTTCCGTGGAGTTTCTTCATATTAGGTGATCCTCAATTACTAAACTCTCAAACCCAAGCTCTTCTTCAACTAAAGAAGCATTTAGAATACCCAAAACAGCTTGATATCTGGTATGATAGAAGAACAATGTTTTGCTTTTTACCACCATCTTCAAAAGTAAACATTTCATGCGAGTTCCACTCAGTAACTGAGTTGAAAATTATGGGTGATAAGCCTTCCATTGAAGTCACTGATTTTCATGGTTTCCCAATCCCAAATCAAACATTATCAGTTTCCTTTTCAATGGATTCTTTTGTTACAACTTTGACAAGGTTGACAAGCTTGAAAGTTCTTAGTTTGGTTTCTTTAGGAATTTGGGGTCCTCTCCCTAATAAAATCCATCGGTTATCATCACTTGAGTGTTTAGATTTGAGTTCCAATTTCCTTTTTGGTTCAATCCCTCCTAAAGTTTCAACAATGGTGAAGATTCAAACACTTGTGTTGGATGATAATTTCTTCAATGATACAGTCCACGTGTTTGATTTTACGTCTAACTTAACAAGTTTGAGCTTGAAGAACAACAAGTTGAAGCAAGGTCCATTAGATTTCACTAGTTTAACACATTTGAAAGTGTTGGATTTGAGTGGAAACAGATTGTATTCACACTTACCAACAATTCCAAAAGGTTTGATTATGGTTTCCCTCAATAGAAACTCCTTCAATGGTGAAATCCCAACACAATATACCCTTTTAACACACCTTCAACACCTTGATATCTCATTCAATAGCCTCATCGGTATACCTCCAGCTTCACTTTTCTCATTTCCAAACATCAGTTCCTTGAATTTGGCATCAAATATGTTGAGTGGATCACTTGGATACTACAATCTAACATGTGGGAACAACCTTGAGTTTGTTGATATATCAGACAATAGGCTAACAGGGAGTTTACCTTCATGTTTGAACTCTGAATCAGGCAATAAAGTTGTCAACTTCAGTGGCAACTGTTTATCCATTGATCATCATCATCAGCATCCATTATCATATTGCAGAGATGAAGTTCATAAGGATCAAAGCACTCAAAATGCCGATGGCTTAGGTGTTTCAATCAGTCTCATTGTAGGCATAGTTGTTATCATTGTCCTTTTGGGTATTGCCTTTGTAATCATTTGCAGACATTACTGCCATCGACGGATATCAGAGCAACATTTGCTGCACAAATCAGTACATGAAAACTCAGCAACAGGGTTCTCTTCTGAGATACTAAACAATGCAA GGTACATTTCTGAAACTACTAAGTTAGGGACTCAAAGTCTCCCACCATGTAGATCATTCACTCTAGAAGAGTTAAATGAAGCCACAAACAACTTTGATAACTCTGCTTTTCTGGGTGAAGGTTCATATGGAAAg CTTTATAAAGGAAGATTGGAGGGTGGGAGCCAAGTTGCTATAAGGTGCCTGCCAACAACAAAGAAATACTGGATTAGAAACCTCAAACTCAGGCTAGATATGCTTGCAAAGATTCGCCACCCGCATTTGGTTGCCATTCTGGGGCACTGCATTGAAGTTAAACAAGATGACGGCTGTGTCAACAGGGTCTTCCTTGTTTATGAATACATTCCTAATGGGAATTTTCGTTCTTATCTCTCTG AAAACTGTGTTGGAGAGGTTCTGAATTGGTCTGAACGACTGGCGGTTTTAATCGGTGTTTGCAAGGCTGTGCAATTCTTGCATACCGGAGTTATTCCTGGTTTCTTTCACAATAGATTGAAGACCAACAACATCTTGCTCAACGAGCATCGGATGGCGAAACTCAATGACTACGGTCTGTCGATTATCTCCGAAGAAACCAACAACTGTAAG GTAAAAGGAGAGGATCCTAAATCATG GCAAATGACGAGTTTAGAGGACGATGTTTACAGCTTTGGCCTCATCTTGTTGGAGACTATGATTGGACCCTCCCTAGCTGCTAAAAAGGAAGGGACTCTACgagatgaattg GCATGTTTAAGCAAGCAGGAAGGGCGAGGAAGGTTGATGAACCCAGTGGTTTCAGCTACAGCCTCACAAGAATCAATATCAATAGTGATTTCAATAACAAATAAGTGCATTTTCCCAGAATTATGGAGCCGCCCATCTTTTGAGGACATTCTTTGGAATTTGCAGTATGCAGCTCAAGTTCAGGACCAGATTGTGAACAAAGATTAA
- the LOC108453078 gene encoding probable inactive leucine-rich repeat receptor-like protein kinase At3g03770 isoform X3, producing MENHSLFFILLWLPWSFFILGDPQLLNSQTQALLQLKKHLEYPKQLDIWYDRRTMFCFLPPSSKVNISCEFHSVTELKIMGDKPSIEVTDFHGFPIPNQTLSVSFSMDSFVTTLTRLTSLKVLSLVSLGIWGPLPNKIHRLSSLECLDLSSNFLFGSIPPKVSTMVKIQTLVLDDNFFNDTVHVFDFTSNLTSLSLKNNKLKQGPLDFTSLTHLKVLDLSGNRLYSHLPTIPKGLIMVSLNRNSFNGEIPTQYTLLTHLQHLDISFNSLIGIPPASLFSFPNISSLNLASNMLSGSLGYYNLTCGNNLEFVDISDNRLTGSLPSCLNSESGNKVVNFSGNCLSIDHHHQHPLSYCRDEVHKDQSTQNADGLGVSISLIVGIVVIIVLLGIAFVIICRHYCHRRISEQHLLHKSVHENSATGFSSEILNNARYISETTKLGTQSLPPCRSFTLEELNEATNNFDNSAFLGEGSYGKLYKGRLEGGSQVAIRCLPTTKKYWIRNLKLRLDMLAKIRHPHLVAILGHCIEVKQDDGCVNRVFLVYEYIPNGNFRSYLSENCVGEVLNWSERLAVLIGVCKAVQFLHTGVIPGFFHNRLKTNNILLNEHRMAKLNDYGLSIISEETNNCKVKGEDPKSWQMTSLEDDVYSFGLILLETMIGPSLAAKKEGTLRDELSSFSGGIVPSIFRAN from the exons ATGGAGAATCATAGCTTGTTCTTTATACTATTATGGCTTCCGTGGAGTTTCTTCATATTAGGTGATCCTCAATTACTAAACTCTCAAACCCAAGCTCTTCTTCAACTAAAGAAGCATTTAGAATACCCAAAACAGCTTGATATCTGGTATGATAGAAGAACAATGTTTTGCTTTTTACCACCATCTTCAAAAGTAAACATTTCATGCGAGTTCCACTCAGTAACTGAGTTGAAAATTATGGGTGATAAGCCTTCCATTGAAGTCACTGATTTTCATGGTTTCCCAATCCCAAATCAAACATTATCAGTTTCCTTTTCAATGGATTCTTTTGTTACAACTTTGACAAGGTTGACAAGCTTGAAAGTTCTTAGTTTGGTTTCTTTAGGAATTTGGGGTCCTCTCCCTAATAAAATCCATCGGTTATCATCACTTGAGTGTTTAGATTTGAGTTCCAATTTCCTTTTTGGTTCAATCCCTCCTAAAGTTTCAACAATGGTGAAGATTCAAACACTTGTGTTGGATGATAATTTCTTCAATGATACAGTCCACGTGTTTGATTTTACGTCTAACTTAACAAGTTTGAGCTTGAAGAACAACAAGTTGAAGCAAGGTCCATTAGATTTCACTAGTTTAACACATTTGAAAGTGTTGGATTTGAGTGGAAACAGATTGTATTCACACTTACCAACAATTCCAAAAGGTTTGATTATGGTTTCCCTCAATAGAAACTCCTTCAATGGTGAAATCCCAACACAATATACCCTTTTAACACACCTTCAACACCTTGATATCTCATTCAATAGCCTCATCGGTATACCTCCAGCTTCACTTTTCTCATTTCCAAACATCAGTTCCTTGAATTTGGCATCAAATATGTTGAGTGGATCACTTGGATACTACAATCTAACATGTGGGAACAACCTTGAGTTTGTTGATATATCAGACAATAGGCTAACAGGGAGTTTACCTTCATGTTTGAACTCTGAATCAGGCAATAAAGTTGTCAACTTCAGTGGCAACTGTTTATCCATTGATCATCATCATCAGCATCCATTATCATATTGCAGAGATGAAGTTCATAAGGATCAAAGCACTCAAAATGCCGATGGCTTAGGTGTTTCAATCAGTCTCATTGTAGGCATAGTTGTTATCATTGTCCTTTTGGGTATTGCCTTTGTAATCATTTGCAGACATTACTGCCATCGACGGATATCAGAGCAACATTTGCTGCACAAATCAGTACATGAAAACTCAGCAACAGGGTTCTCTTCTGAGATACTAAACAATGCAA GGTACATTTCTGAAACTACTAAGTTAGGGACTCAAAGTCTCCCACCATGTAGATCATTCACTCTAGAAGAGTTAAATGAAGCCACAAACAACTTTGATAACTCTGCTTTTCTGGGTGAAGGTTCATATGGAAAg CTTTATAAAGGAAGATTGGAGGGTGGGAGCCAAGTTGCTATAAGGTGCCTGCCAACAACAAAGAAATACTGGATTAGAAACCTCAAACTCAGGCTAGATATGCTTGCAAAGATTCGCCACCCGCATTTGGTTGCCATTCTGGGGCACTGCATTGAAGTTAAACAAGATGACGGCTGTGTCAACAGGGTCTTCCTTGTTTATGAATACATTCCTAATGGGAATTTTCGTTCTTATCTCTCTG AAAACTGTGTTGGAGAGGTTCTGAATTGGTCTGAACGACTGGCGGTTTTAATCGGTGTTTGCAAGGCTGTGCAATTCTTGCATACCGGAGTTATTCCTGGTTTCTTTCACAATAGATTGAAGACCAACAACATCTTGCTCAACGAGCATCGGATGGCGAAACTCAATGACTACGGTCTGTCGATTATCTCCGAAGAAACCAACAACTGTAAG GTAAAAGGAGAGGATCCTAAATCATG GCAAATGACGAGTTTAGAGGACGATGTTTACAGCTTTGGCCTCATCTTGTTGGAGACTATGATTGGACCCTCCCTAGCTGCTAAAAAGGAAGGGACTCTACgagatgaattg TCAAGTTTTTCAGGTGGGATCGTTCCAAGTATTTTTCGTGCAAATTGA
- the LOC108453078 gene encoding probable inactive leucine-rich repeat receptor-like protein kinase At3g03770 isoform X2, protein MENHSLFFILLWLPWSFFILGDPQLLNSQTQALLQLKKHLEYPKQLDIWYDRRTMFCFLPPSSKVNISCEFHSVTELKIMGDKPSIEVTDFHGFPIPNQTLSVSFSMDSFVTTLTRLTSLKVLSLVSLGIWGPLPNKIHRLSSLECLDLSSNFLFGSIPPKVSTMVKIQTLVLDDNFFNDTVHVFDFTSNLTSLSLKNNKLKQGPLDFTSLTHLKVLDLSGNRLYSHLPTIPKGLIMVSLNRNSFNGEIPTQYTLLTHLQHLDISFNSLIGIPPASLFSFPNISSLNLASNMLSGSLGYYNLTCGNNLEFVDISDNRLTGSLPSCLNSESGNKVVNFSGNCLSIDHHHQHPLSYCRDEVHKDQSTQNADGLGVSISLIVGIVVIIVLLGIAFVIICRHYCHRRISEQHLLHKSVHENSATGFSSEILNNARYISETTKLGTQSLPPCRSFTLEELNEATNNFDNSAFLGEGSYGKLYKGRLEGGSQVAIRCLPTTKKYWIRNLKLRLDMLAKIRHPHLVAILGHCIEVKQDDGCVNRVFLVYEYIPNGNFRSYLSENCVGEVLNWSERLAVLIGVCKAVQFLHTGVIPGFFHNRLKTNNILLNEHRMAKLNDYGLSIISEETNNCKVKGEDPKSWQMTSLEDDVYSFGLILLETMIGPSLAAKKEGTLRDELFFRWDRSKYFSCKLNT, encoded by the exons ATGGAGAATCATAGCTTGTTCTTTATACTATTATGGCTTCCGTGGAGTTTCTTCATATTAGGTGATCCTCAATTACTAAACTCTCAAACCCAAGCTCTTCTTCAACTAAAGAAGCATTTAGAATACCCAAAACAGCTTGATATCTGGTATGATAGAAGAACAATGTTTTGCTTTTTACCACCATCTTCAAAAGTAAACATTTCATGCGAGTTCCACTCAGTAACTGAGTTGAAAATTATGGGTGATAAGCCTTCCATTGAAGTCACTGATTTTCATGGTTTCCCAATCCCAAATCAAACATTATCAGTTTCCTTTTCAATGGATTCTTTTGTTACAACTTTGACAAGGTTGACAAGCTTGAAAGTTCTTAGTTTGGTTTCTTTAGGAATTTGGGGTCCTCTCCCTAATAAAATCCATCGGTTATCATCACTTGAGTGTTTAGATTTGAGTTCCAATTTCCTTTTTGGTTCAATCCCTCCTAAAGTTTCAACAATGGTGAAGATTCAAACACTTGTGTTGGATGATAATTTCTTCAATGATACAGTCCACGTGTTTGATTTTACGTCTAACTTAACAAGTTTGAGCTTGAAGAACAACAAGTTGAAGCAAGGTCCATTAGATTTCACTAGTTTAACACATTTGAAAGTGTTGGATTTGAGTGGAAACAGATTGTATTCACACTTACCAACAATTCCAAAAGGTTTGATTATGGTTTCCCTCAATAGAAACTCCTTCAATGGTGAAATCCCAACACAATATACCCTTTTAACACACCTTCAACACCTTGATATCTCATTCAATAGCCTCATCGGTATACCTCCAGCTTCACTTTTCTCATTTCCAAACATCAGTTCCTTGAATTTGGCATCAAATATGTTGAGTGGATCACTTGGATACTACAATCTAACATGTGGGAACAACCTTGAGTTTGTTGATATATCAGACAATAGGCTAACAGGGAGTTTACCTTCATGTTTGAACTCTGAATCAGGCAATAAAGTTGTCAACTTCAGTGGCAACTGTTTATCCATTGATCATCATCATCAGCATCCATTATCATATTGCAGAGATGAAGTTCATAAGGATCAAAGCACTCAAAATGCCGATGGCTTAGGTGTTTCAATCAGTCTCATTGTAGGCATAGTTGTTATCATTGTCCTTTTGGGTATTGCCTTTGTAATCATTTGCAGACATTACTGCCATCGACGGATATCAGAGCAACATTTGCTGCACAAATCAGTACATGAAAACTCAGCAACAGGGTTCTCTTCTGAGATACTAAACAATGCAA GGTACATTTCTGAAACTACTAAGTTAGGGACTCAAAGTCTCCCACCATGTAGATCATTCACTCTAGAAGAGTTAAATGAAGCCACAAACAACTTTGATAACTCTGCTTTTCTGGGTGAAGGTTCATATGGAAAg CTTTATAAAGGAAGATTGGAGGGTGGGAGCCAAGTTGCTATAAGGTGCCTGCCAACAACAAAGAAATACTGGATTAGAAACCTCAAACTCAGGCTAGATATGCTTGCAAAGATTCGCCACCCGCATTTGGTTGCCATTCTGGGGCACTGCATTGAAGTTAAACAAGATGACGGCTGTGTCAACAGGGTCTTCCTTGTTTATGAATACATTCCTAATGGGAATTTTCGTTCTTATCTCTCTG AAAACTGTGTTGGAGAGGTTCTGAATTGGTCTGAACGACTGGCGGTTTTAATCGGTGTTTGCAAGGCTGTGCAATTCTTGCATACCGGAGTTATTCCTGGTTTCTTTCACAATAGATTGAAGACCAACAACATCTTGCTCAACGAGCATCGGATGGCGAAACTCAATGACTACGGTCTGTCGATTATCTCCGAAGAAACCAACAACTGTAAG GTAAAAGGAGAGGATCCTAAATCATG GCAAATGACGAGTTTAGAGGACGATGTTTACAGCTTTGGCCTCATCTTGTTGGAGACTATGATTGGACCCTCCCTAGCTGCTAAAAAGGAAGGGACTCTACgagatgaattg TTTTTCAGGTGGGATCGTTCCAAGTATTTTTCGTGCAAATTGAACACTTGA
- the LOC108470964 gene encoding probable adenylate kinase 7, mitochondrial isoform X1: MIINKLSHLATVTTATTAAVTAAPPLYRLLKLTDSLFHGAAQPQPDTDYWYYYPPSQQESLRDELVRSTPVADTDGSVPLRGVQWAFIGSPRAKKRVYAVMLSKLLEVPHITMASLVRQELSPNSNLYKQIANAVDHGELVNEDIILGLLSKRLEDGHYRGETGFILDGIPRSRTQAEILDQLAEIDLVVNFKCTEDLMMNNQGEASWTERLQDYIKQSKVVEEYYKNQKKLLEFQIGNASMETWRRLLTALHLQHINAAWHLQKPTCFQNQTGWTGNWLVDWSGTRLKTG; the protein is encoded by the exons ATGATCATTAACAAGCTAAGCCACCTAGCCACCGTTACCACCGCTACCACCGCAGCTGTAACGGCGGCGCCACCACTCTATCGACTTCTTAAGCTCACTGATAGCCTATTCCATGGTGCTGCGCAGCCGCAACCTGACACCGACTACTGGTACTACTACCCACCATCACAACAGGAGTCTCTTCGTGACGAGCTTGTTCGTTCAACTCCAGTGGCTGACACCGATGGCTCCGTCCCTCTAAGAGGAGTGCAGTGGGCGTTCATCGGAAGCCCACGCGCCAAGAAGCGCGTGTACGCTGTAATGTTGTCGAAACTTCTAGAAGTTCCCCATATTACAATGGCGAGCCTTGTTCGGCAAGAACTCAGCCCTAACTCTAATCTTTACAAACAG ATTGCAAATGCAGTTGATCATGGGGAGCTAGTTAACGAGGATATTATATTGGGGTTATTGTCGAAGAGGTTGGAAGATGGGCATTACAGAGGTGAAACTGGCTTTATTCTGGATGGAATTCCTCGATCACGGACTCAAGCT GAGATTCTGGATCAACTTGCTGAGATTGATCTTGTAGTGAATTTCAAATGCACTGAAGATTTAATGATGAACAATCAAGGTG AAGCTTCATGGACTGAGAGACTCCAAGACTATATCAAACAG AGTAAGGTGGTAGAAGAATATTACAAGAACCAGAAAAAGCTTCTTGAGTTTCAAATAGGCAATGCATCTATGGAGACATGGCGAAGGCTTTTGACTGCATTGCATCTACAACATATAAATGCTGCTTGGCATTTACAGAAACCGACT TGTTTTCAGAACCAGACCGGCTGGACCGGGAACTGGCTGGTAGATTGGTCCGGAACAAGGCTAAAAACTGGTTGA
- the LOC108470964 gene encoding probable adenylate kinase 7, mitochondrial isoform X2 encodes MIINKLSHLATVTTATTAAVTAAPPLYRLLKLTDSLFHGAAQPQPDTDYWYYYPPSQQESLRDELVRSTPVADTDGSVPLRGVQWAFIGSPRAKKRVYAVMLSKLLEVPHITMASLVRQELSPNSNLYKQIANAVDHGELVNEDIILGLLSKRLEDGHYRGETGFILDGIPRSRTQAEILDQLAEIDLVVNFKCTEDLMMNNQEASWTERLQDYIKQSKVVEEYYKNQKKLLEFQIGNASMETWRRLLTALHLQHINAAWHLQKPTCFQNQTGWTGNWLVDWSGTRLKTG; translated from the exons ATGATCATTAACAAGCTAAGCCACCTAGCCACCGTTACCACCGCTACCACCGCAGCTGTAACGGCGGCGCCACCACTCTATCGACTTCTTAAGCTCACTGATAGCCTATTCCATGGTGCTGCGCAGCCGCAACCTGACACCGACTACTGGTACTACTACCCACCATCACAACAGGAGTCTCTTCGTGACGAGCTTGTTCGTTCAACTCCAGTGGCTGACACCGATGGCTCCGTCCCTCTAAGAGGAGTGCAGTGGGCGTTCATCGGAAGCCCACGCGCCAAGAAGCGCGTGTACGCTGTAATGTTGTCGAAACTTCTAGAAGTTCCCCATATTACAATGGCGAGCCTTGTTCGGCAAGAACTCAGCCCTAACTCTAATCTTTACAAACAG ATTGCAAATGCAGTTGATCATGGGGAGCTAGTTAACGAGGATATTATATTGGGGTTATTGTCGAAGAGGTTGGAAGATGGGCATTACAGAGGTGAAACTGGCTTTATTCTGGATGGAATTCCTCGATCACGGACTCAAGCT GAGATTCTGGATCAACTTGCTGAGATTGATCTTGTAGTGAATTTCAAATGCACTGAAGATTTAATGATGAACAATCAAG AAGCTTCATGGACTGAGAGACTCCAAGACTATATCAAACAG AGTAAGGTGGTAGAAGAATATTACAAGAACCAGAAAAAGCTTCTTGAGTTTCAAATAGGCAATGCATCTATGGAGACATGGCGAAGGCTTTTGACTGCATTGCATCTACAACATATAAATGCTGCTTGGCATTTACAGAAACCGACT TGTTTTCAGAACCAGACCGGCTGGACCGGGAACTGGCTGGTAGATTGGTCCGGAACAAGGCTAAAAACTGGTTGA
- the LOC108470964 gene encoding probable adenylate kinase 7, mitochondrial isoform X3, whose amino-acid sequence MIINKLSHLATVTTATTAAVTAAPPLYRLLKLTDSLFHGAAQPQPDTDYWYYYPPSQQESLRDELVRSTPVADTDGSVPLRGVQWAFIGSPRAKKRVYAVMLSKLLEVPHITMASLVRQELSPNSNLYKQIANAVDHGELVNEDIILGLLSKRLEDGHYRGETGFILDGIPRSRTQAEILDQLAEIDLVVNFKCTEDLMMNNQGEASWTERLQDYIKQSKVVEEYYKNQKKLLEFQIGNASMETWRRLLTALHLQHINAAWHLQKPTVSSSLP is encoded by the exons ATGATCATTAACAAGCTAAGCCACCTAGCCACCGTTACCACCGCTACCACCGCAGCTGTAACGGCGGCGCCACCACTCTATCGACTTCTTAAGCTCACTGATAGCCTATTCCATGGTGCTGCGCAGCCGCAACCTGACACCGACTACTGGTACTACTACCCACCATCACAACAGGAGTCTCTTCGTGACGAGCTTGTTCGTTCAACTCCAGTGGCTGACACCGATGGCTCCGTCCCTCTAAGAGGAGTGCAGTGGGCGTTCATCGGAAGCCCACGCGCCAAGAAGCGCGTGTACGCTGTAATGTTGTCGAAACTTCTAGAAGTTCCCCATATTACAATGGCGAGCCTTGTTCGGCAAGAACTCAGCCCTAACTCTAATCTTTACAAACAG ATTGCAAATGCAGTTGATCATGGGGAGCTAGTTAACGAGGATATTATATTGGGGTTATTGTCGAAGAGGTTGGAAGATGGGCATTACAGAGGTGAAACTGGCTTTATTCTGGATGGAATTCCTCGATCACGGACTCAAGCT GAGATTCTGGATCAACTTGCTGAGATTGATCTTGTAGTGAATTTCAAATGCACTGAAGATTTAATGATGAACAATCAAGGTG AAGCTTCATGGACTGAGAGACTCCAAGACTATATCAAACAG AGTAAGGTGGTAGAAGAATATTACAAGAACCAGAAAAAGCTTCTTGAGTTTCAAATAGGCAATGCATCTATGGAGACATGGCGAAGGCTTTTGACTGCATTGCATCTACAACATATAAATGCTGCTTGGCATTTACAGAAACCGACTGTAAGTTCAAGTTTGCCCTAA